ttgtatatatgtatgttataataatgtaataagcGTAATAAGGtattaacacattatttttagGAGTGTTTAGCCGCTGGTATTGGTTTATAAAGatgctttaaatatttttaagtttgTCTATCACGTTTGTCTGATTTTGTAATCTTTAAGGTTGGCAGGTCTAAAACGGTATTGAAAACAACAAAAGTGATTGAGGTTATGTCTGTATATTGTACAATTAATCAACAGCAACACAGTTATTGAAATGGACCCAATTAGTACAAGCTTTTAATGACAACAGGCAAACACCTACACAGGCATTTACAGAGTCCAACTAGTAGTGCCAGCTAGGTCTTTTTGACTAATTTGTTGTTCGTTCCTCTCAGCGAGTGTTATCACAGTTGACATATGTTTGCATAAgcctttataaatgtttttgtaggTTCGTCAGTTTTCATAGTGAGCTTATATAGGTGTGGCTTTTTGAATGCTTTCCTTCTGTGAGTGACAATTAAGCTCTTTAATAAAATGTCCCACACTGTGTTCTCTAACAGTCAGCTGCATGTATAACAGGCAGTATTCTAATTAAGTGGTGTGtagtaagctttttttttttttttttttttttttcaggactaTTTTGACATTGTGAAGAATCCCATGGACTTGTCTACTATCAAACGGAAACTTGACACAGGCCAGTATCAGGAGCCGTGGCAGTATGTGGATGACATCTGGCTGATGTTCAACAACGCCTGGCTCTACAACCGTAAGACGTCGCGGGTCTATAAGTACTGCTCCAAACTGGCGGAGGTGTTTGAGCAGGAGATTGACCCTGTCATGCAGAGCCTTGGCTATTGCTGTGGGAGAAAAGTGAGTGTGTCATTTTCATTTATGATTATCTTTTTATAACCGTTTCCAAATACTTTGTGTTTTTCCTGAGTCACTAACACTTTTCCCCTCTTTTTCCCCCCCTTATAGCTGGAGTTTTCCCCTCAGACTCTCTGCTGCTATGGGAAGCAGCTATGCACTATACCACGAGATGCTGCTTACTTTAGTTACCAGAACAGGTAAGGGACATGGGTGAGACAGCTGCTGCAGCTGCcaccacactcacacatgcaTAATCCTAATTAGCCCAGTTGAAGTACAGCACCATAACAAGTTTATAGGCTCTGGTCGCTAAACTTGAAACAACTTAAATCTTTAAAATACCGAAAAATATACTACTAGTcactttttttccattaaaaggaatcATAATCACTAACTATGTGCAATATCTTTGTGATCTTGGCCATAAATGACTAAAATCAGTTCAAGAATAATGGAGGAATCCAGTTCAGAAATATTATTTTTGACAAGCATTTTGATTCAGTTTATTGAAACAGTTTGTTTTTAAGTTGagatgcaccaaaaaaaaaaaaaaaaaaaaaaaaaagagccatgGCTGAAGATTGAATACcggtaccaatttttttttttctttaaacaattTTTATTAATGTTGCCAAATTTGCATCATTGCATATACTGGagtctaaataaatgttttaaagtaaatCTAATTACAAAgctgtacaattaaaaaaaaattattgaacgCTTAACATTAACACCCCAGCAGGCGTATTCTGGTTTATTTTGGTTGCCCAATATTCAGTGTACCCTTAAAGTCATTTTGGGATATTGTTTTGCCTTAACATATCATTGTCATAAAAAATTCTGTGCATCTCAGAAATTGAggacagaatataaaatacttaatttttttgtaatgtaataCGATTAACGAAATAACCTTCCTTCTAAAATATCCACATTGTTTAGGGCAATAATTAAAATATTCAACCATCTTTGATGTTTTCCTCTTATTTTGCTTTTATAAAAGGAGTTGTGGGCAATATAATGTGGCTTTTTCACAAGAATTTTCAAAAGGAAAAATTAATTGTTTCATAGTGAAAAACAGATATGTAAAAAGTAACatcagttgaataaaaatgtaaaataggtGAAATATATTTACCCTCCATCAAGCCAGTGTTAAGTATAGTCAGGTTTGCACATCTGGAcactaattttattttaattttttaatctaTTGGATTGAGGTCTAGAATTTCTAAGGttctttttaaagattttttttttttttttttttctgaccatGATTCTGCTTTTAAAAGCAATAAAGGAGGGAACATGTAAGGGGTTGATTTACCTTTTGTAAAGGCCATTCACAAGGTTTTAATGATGTGATGTGTATTATCAGAGTCAGCttttaaagttgttgtttttttttcgtgtcaATAATATTCTGCATCCTTACAGTTACCCAACAGTCTTGCTCTTgctatgtgtgtttgtttaatgtGCTCATGTGTCTGTAAATGCTCCTCCTCCCCACCCCTGCCTCCCCCAGTAGTTGATTCTGCCCTTTGTAGCTGTGATTTACTCATTACACATGCAATCCGCTAATCTGTGCTTTGCTTTGGCTTTCTGCTTGTCTTGTCTGTCGTTTGTCTTCATGTCCATTTGTCCgttttctttcgtttttttttttctcccttcccAACACCTTTACCCTCCCTGCCATGCCTGTCATGTCTGCAATGGCCTGCTTTCACCTGACCAATCATGTCTACCATAACCACCCCCAACCCCTACCCCTTAAACCCTGCTCAAAACCTTGCATCATGATTGGCTCCCCTGGTGACGACCCTGTTCTGCGCTCCTCATCTGTGCCTACTTCCCTTTTGGCCTGCCCTGTCCTGCCTTGCCCTGCAATGATTGGTGTCTGCCTCATCATGGCCTCTCTGTGATTGGCTGTGGTGTTGGTGAATGGTGTAGTTCACCAAAATATGGGCTTCTTGCTGACAGGTACCACTTCTGTGAGAAGTGTTTCAATGAGATCCAGGGTGAGAGCGTGTCCTTGGGGGACGATCCATCCCAGCCTCAGACGTAAGTATCTCTGTCTCTCACGTGTGTGGATTTTGACATGTATTAGATAAATGGTCTAGTGAGCTATGTAAACTTATCTATTCAATGTAGATGTTGGTTTTTCCAAAATACTTTtggtcctttttttattttttttcaagggCAGTAATACAGAAAAGCACAATGTTTTTCTAAAGACTGTAAATAAATTCCACCAGTTGTTGAAATTCAAAATAACACATGTTTCAGGTCCATCACCAAGGAACAGTTTGAAAAGAAGAAGAATGACACACTTGACCCTGAGTTGTAAGTCATATCATTTCTAGTGTAAGCTCAGATGTTAGCTTTAAGATGCCGCTTGCATcattttcaatacatttttacCATGCTTTCCTTATTTAAAGCATCAGTGACTAACAGCATGTTACTTAGAtggctgaaatgagcttttattggAAAATATCatgcattttgttttttgtttttttcgcaGATTTGTGGAATGTTTGGACTGTGGACGGAAAATGCATCAGATCTGTGTTCTGCACCATGAGACTATTTGGCCATCAGGGTAAGTCTTCCCACCCAAACAGTCAGATTACTGCAGTTAGTGTTTTTTAAGTGGTTAAATGGTTTATCTAACCTGGTATATTATTTCCTCCTTCAGGTTTGTATGTAATGGGTGTCTGAAGAAGGCCAACAAGACCCGTAAAGAGAATAAATACGCTGCTAAAAGTATGTTCTTTACTTTTTGAGAGTATATAATTAAAGTGTAATGCATTAACATCCTTGACCGTGATGACTAAATGTTCCTTTGCTCATTCAGGGCTACCACCAACTAAACTCGGCATTTACTTGGAAAATCGAGTTAATGACTATGTGAAGCGCCAAAACCACCCGGAGGCGGGTGAAGTCACTATTCGTGTTGTCCATGTCTCTGATAAGGTGGTAGAAGTGAAACCAGGAATGAAAGCCAGGTAAAAGAATTGGGTTCTGACTTTCACTGTTTAGCCTCAAGTCTGGCATGAATTAATGAAAGATGCTAATGGtcagttgtgtgttttttttttttcctctcctcttcccttttctctcctcttctccctAGGTTTGTGGACACTGGTGAGATGGCAGAATCTTTTCCTTATAGATCAAAAGCGCTGTTTGCGTTTGAGGACATTGATGGTGCTGATGTCTGCTTCTTTGGCATGCATGTACAGGAATACGGCTCAGACTGTCCACCCCCAAATCAAAGGTCAGGCAGCGAAGACTTTGTTATAAGACTTTGTTATaagctttttttctcttcagaaTGTATCTAGAGGTTTCTGTGTCTCATGaatcctctctttttctttgatGCAGACGGGTATACATATCCTATCTGGACAGTGTTCACTTTTTTCAGCCACGCTGTATGAGAACAACAGTCTACCATGAAATTCTCATTGGGTATCTGGAATATGCCAAAAAACTAGGGTAAGTTTcagatgtatttcttttttttttttttttactaattttaatgTTCTAATGAAATGATTGGAGAACGAAAGCTGCCTGTTCATATTATAACGATTCATACTAAAGCTAGTCAGAAGCTAAAATACTGAATTAACTGTGGCTTCTCTTTCAGATTTACCACTGGCCATATTTGGGCCTGCCCTCCAAGTGAGGGTGACGACTACATCTTCCACTGTCATCCTACAGATCAGAGAATACCCAAACCTAAAAGGCTGCAAGAGTGGTATAAGAAAATGTTGGACAAAGCTGTTGCAGAACGTATTGTTCACGACTATAAGGTACATTTATTTAGTAGTCCTGGCAGTCAAATTTGCAGTGTACGATAAATGAACAAATTCATAATGCATACATTTCTATACATTACTTTTCAGGACATATTCAAGCAGGCAACAGAGGATCGTCTCACTAGCGCCAAGGAACTGCCCTACTTTGAGGGAGACTTTTGGCCCAATGTGCTTGAAGAGAGCATTAAGGAGCTGGAACAGGAGGAagaagagagaaaacgagaggaaAATAATACGTCGAGTGAAAGTGTAGATGTAAGTTAGAAGGATCTGTTTTTCCATGTGCTGTCTATAGATACAAATGAAGGAATCTGGTTCTAAAGCACATTTTTCTTACAGGCTACAAAGGGCGATAGCAAAAATGCCAAGAAAAAGAACAATAAGAAGACAAGCAAGAACAAGAGCAGTCTGAGCCGAGCCAACAAAAAGAAACCAGGAATGCCAAATGTGTCCAATGACTTGTCGCAGAAGCTCTATGCAACTATGGAGAAGCACAAAGAGGTGGGATGGGTTAAAATTTTGAAGTtgttaaatgtatttgtatagcaaAAAGCTTTGGTTCTAATTGTCCTTTCTGGACTTTCTGGAAGGTGTTCTTCGTTATCCGACTGAGTGCTGGACCCAACTCCAATGCTCTTCCACCCATTATTGACCCGGATCCCTTAATGGCATGTGACCTGATGGATGGAAGAGATGCTTTCTTGACACTGGCGCGGGACAAACATCTGGAATTCTCCTCACTAAGGCGCTCCAGATGGAGTTCGATGTGTATGTTGGTAGAGCTGCACAACCAGAGCCAAGATCGGTTTGTCTACACCTGTAATGAATGCAAACATCACGTTGAAACGCGTTTCCACTGTACTGTATGCGAGGTAAGAAATCGACCAATTTTTCTTTAGCAAAGAGCATTTCAAAATCAAAGTAGTGCATATTTTGTGTTATGTTATATACTAatctgaattatttttatttatttatttttccctttccATAGGACTATGACCTTTGCATTACTTGCTACAATACAAAAGGCCATGAGCACAAGATGGATAAGCTCGGTCTGGGCCTGGATGACGAGAGCAACAACCAAGCTGCAGCTTCCATGCAGAGTCCTGGAGACTCACGCCGCCTTAGCATCCAGCGTTGCATCCAGTCTCTTGTACATGCTTGCCAGTGCCGCAATGCCAACTGCTCACTTCCATCGTGTCAGAAGATGAAACGTGTGGTTCAGCACACCAAGGGCTGTAAGCGCAAGACGAATGGTGGTTGTCCTATCTGCAAGCAGCTGATTGCACTTTGCTGTTACCATGCTAAACACTGCCAAGAGAACAAGTGCCCTGTACCGTTCTGCCTCAACATCAAGCAGAAATTGcgtcagcagcagctccagcaccGGGTTCAGCAGGCTCAGATGCTACGGAGAAGGGTTGCCAGCATGAATAGAGCAGGACAACTGCAAATTGGTGGAAATGGAGGTCTACCATCACCTGGGAACAATGGAACTGCAGGTCCAGGCACTCCTACACCAAATTCTCAACCTCCAACACCACAGACACCAACTCAACAATGTCAACCTCTTGTACCCCAGCCTGGAGTTTCAGGAGGTTCGCAGCAGCTGGCAGGAATGGGTCAGCATCATCAGTTTCAGCAGATGCCTACAGGTGGAGGGATGATGAACTCGCCACAACAGCAGATGGTACAACAGCAGCAACCGCAGCCATCTCAGCAACAGCTGCAACATCCAAACAGCCTTCCTCCATATGTTCAAAGACCACAAGGCTCCTCTCCACTGTCTCAATCTGTAGGGAAACCAGGCATGGGCCCGAACAGCCTTCCTCAACAACCGACAAACCCAGGGCAAACAAACTTTCCTCCACAGCAGCCTCCCGGCCCCCCTCCTGCAGCCCTGGAAATGGCTTTAAAGATTCAGAGAGTAGCAGAGTCACAAAGGCAGATGGCCAAACAGAAGAGCCTACACATGAATCAGGGACCAGGGATGATGCCACCACATGCCATGCAGGGACCTCAGACTCAAAACCAGATGAGCATGAACCATCCAGGGGCGGGGATGGTGGGGGCTCAGGGAATGCCACCACAAGCGCAAACTGCTGTAGCCAGGGCAcagatggagcagcagcagcagggtatTGTAGGAGCAAGCATGCAGCAACAGGGAGGGCCACAAAACCAACTTcctcctcaagtgcagttgcctCAGCAAACTCCACAGGGTGGGGCTCAGCTTCAGCCTCCTCAGCCACAGCAGTGGGGGTCCCCTGGCATGCCCCATCAGCAGAGACCAGGAATGATGGGCCAGATGGGTCACCCGGGGATGGTTCCAGCTCAACAAATGCAGCAAGtttctcagcagcagcagcaactccctccacagcagcagcaacaaggGCATCCTGGAGTGATGGGAATGATGGCCGGTCCAGGAGGGGCTGCTGGTGCAGGGCCTGGCACTGGTGGTCTCTCTCAGAGTGCCTTGCAAGACCTCCTGAGAACTCTGCGATCCCCCAGTTCTCCccttcagcagcagcaggtccTGAACATACTGCGCTCAAATCCTCAGCTTATGGCAACTTTCATCAAGCAGCGTGCACCCAAGTATATTGGTAGGGGTGGTCCTGGAGGTGGAGGCCCTGGTCCAGCAGTCATGGATGGGCAGCAGGTTAATGCTGGAGTTGCCCCGCCTGGTATGCACATGGGACAAGGGCCAGGCATGGGACAAGGACCAGGCCTGGGCCAAATGAATCCActtcaacaacaacagcagcagcagcagcaagttGCACAGCGTTCCATGATGGGTGTAAATATGCAGCAGCAGCAACTGGCTGCTttgcaacaacaacagcagcagcaacagcagcagcaaggtGTTATGCCAGGCCAAGGGGCCAACATGTCAAATATCTCCCCTCAGTTCAGAGAATTGATGAGAAAACATttgcagcagcaacaacagcagcagcaacagcagcagcaacagcagcagatgaacCATAGTCAATTCCAGCACCCCCAGGCACAGCAGCAACATGGTTATCTTGGTCAGCCTGGAATGCCTCCTCAGCAACCTGGTCAACCACAAGCTGGTGGACTCCAGCAGCAGCAAGGAGGACCCCAACCTGGAATGCAACAGAATTACTCAGGACCTGTGTCCCATGTGGCAGCCACTCTGCAACAgagggtgcagcagcagcagctccagatgcagcatcagcagcaacaGAATGCTATGGGTGGGCTCCCAGTGGGTGACGGAGGTCCTGTAGGTGGTGGTtcgctccagcagcagcagctacagcCCCCTCAGGGTAGTTCCCAGCCTTCCCAGGCCATGCTCCAACAAGCAATGCACCAAAGGctccttcagcagcagcagcaacaccgAGGTGGTGGATCTCCTGCCCAGCACAACAATCCAATGAGCCCTCAGCAGCAGATGTCTCAGTCTCCGCATTTACAGGGTCAGCAGTTGCCGACTTCACTTAGCAACCAGGTGCGGTCGCCCCAGCCATCTCCACGGCCGCAGTCCCAGCCGCCCAACTCCAGTCCATCTCCTCGCTTGCAACCCCAGCCTTCTCCCCACCGCATCTCTCCCCAGACCCAGACGGGCTCCCCGCACCCCAGTCATCTTCCCCAGCACCACACTGGCATGGTGCCTCCGCCACATCCGCAACAGCCACAGCAGCCAcctcagcagcagcaggctgTGGACCAATCTCCATTTGGAGCAGACCAGAACGCCATGCTTTCACAGCTCGGTGGAATGGGGGCCCTGCATGGGCAAGGGACTAGTGACATGCTGGCTGGCAACAACCAGGACATGGGGACAAATATTAATCACAATTCATTAGATATAATGTAGCATTATAGTCCTTGGAGAACTGCTCTTGTTACCAGGAATGGGTCGCAGTTTTAGAATTTACCATTGCTATCATTATTagtgttatttaatattttttgaagtAAATGAAAAGAATACAACTTCCTATGGGAGATACTACATTAAATGctcaaattaataaattaaatgaatggtAAGTTATTGctgttaatatatacatatatattttttagccaATTGTGTTCAAAGGGTTTTGGGTTAAAGGTTGGGGAAAATTCTCCTTGGTATATGATATTTTTGGGGACGTCTGCcttttttatagatatttttaagattttagatGCATAGAATTAAAGAGGAAAACATGTAAACACAATAGAccttttttgttgtcttttccATACACGCTCAAGATTGTACCCATTTTTGAAAGTGTTAAAATCCAATCAGAAATGGTGGcggcggcggtggtggtggttatCGATTATTACTGTTGTATTTGTCATCATCTCGGTCAGCTTAAAATCCCTTCAGtgttcatgttttttctttttcagacacATAATAGCATATTCTGTTTGAGACAGCTGCAATTCACAaagaatatatttttgttaacagAATCAGGCTGAAGAAATGAATgaatttatatttcatattttcttttttgtaaaaaaattgcGGGTGGGTGGGCCTAGGGGGTTTTGTTGGGGTTAAGTGAagttgagtgtttgtgtgtttcctgATGACGGATTGCATGGGATATGTCTGTTCTCCTATGCATGTCACAGTTTTCCCACTTACATGAACCCTCTCCTGTGAATGTGTGCTCCATTCTCTGACTCTGTCCTTTTACGCTGGAACGGTAACGGAACTGTTGACACTACAGGTGTTCTATATACAGAGAACACAGTGCGGTGAATTCTGCCACGGAGACGACGTGGATAAATGTGATGAGGGAATGTGGATTTCTCAAAGAAGCAACCTTTAATGCCCTTTTGCTCTCTCACTGACTTTGTGCCCTCACTCCTCTTTGCCCAAGAAGGAACTATATCCCCTGAATTTTCCCTTTTCCCTGAGACTTTGATATTCAGAACTATTGGGCTTTCAATACTTCTTTTCCTACGGTATAAAGAAAAGTCTGGActacaatgctgtttttttttgttttttttcttgcttttttttcttttttaaataaatactatgTACATGGAAATGGACAGGCAGAAATAGACTTGTGAGAATTTTCTATTGCTGTTTCTTGTTGATTTAAGCTCTTAGGAGTTGTAGAACTTTAGGGCAGCTTAGAGCAAGCATGCTCAACCTTGAGATGAGATGTTTTGCCATAAGGCTGTTTGAATGGGGTGCGGGTCAGTACTTTTGCAGCTTTGTATATGTACAAAATTTTGAGGTTTTTCACTTGAACATGGTGGGTGTGTACTAACAAGCCAGTGCAGGCTTTGTTTGTCTCCAtgttgcacacaaacacactgtggaGGGCATCTACTGTGCAGTTTAGGGGAAAAAGAATTGGAGGACAGTTTCTGAATGAACGGGAAAGACCCTTATTCAAAcctattcaattttttttcttctttcccttCATAAAGTTAACCGGTAAAGGGGCGGGGAATGACCACGTGACATGAACAGTGGCAATATGGCTTGAgacttattttataaaaatgagaaatacttgtcttttatatatagatatattatttaatttaatttttggaaaataaaaaaaaaacttgaagcaACAGGAGTTGATAAATGacactttttctttcttattttttgtaaGATGTAATGGTGATGCAAAATGACACTGCTGTCATACCTTATACATCCCACTTAGGGACTGCTAAGAAATATCATGCCGTTTTAATGAAATGTCTTATACATGAATATATGGAAATATACAGAACTATTCACTGTACAAACCATGAAaactgaacagtttttttttgtttaaacagatACAGACTGGAAAAAACATGTGATTTGACCACTTTTCTCATGCTAACACTCTTGGTGCTTGCTGGCAGGAGCAAAAATATTTGATGCTCTGGTTTCGAtagttttcttttcttcttttttttaagttattctgGTCAGATTTTTTGCCAATTATTTAATTGTACATTAAAGTATGTTTGTACCAATGGAACTTACTGTGGCTTTTAGTTTGGTTTTACTTTGTTTAGAATTCTAATGAATGTTTAATACAGTCAGTCAATATGCTGCTAACAGAAACATCTGGCCTTTATCAGGAAAGGGTCATGAAAACCACTGTGATTTACCTGATGTATAATTAGCTGCTTTTGTATCAACCAATGGAAAAACACAAACCGTGCCATGATTTTCTCACATTTAACTTTATTACAATATAAAAGCACAAGTCTAACagataataattataatacaaatactgcaatttatttgtatagcatcaCACTACCATATCTGTTTTAAAGTGCAATGTTTTAGAGAAGCAAAAGAAACCACAGATAACTGGGTAATATATTAGGATATATACACTGTTTCATTTGCTTGGCTTCCATCAGTCATAAGAAAAGTACAAAAGAATCAGATCAGTCCCCAGAGA
This genomic stretch from Astyanax mexicanus isolate ESR-SI-001 chromosome 15, AstMex3_surface, whole genome shotgun sequence harbors:
- the ep300a gene encoding histone acetyltransferase p300 isoform X4, giving the protein MAENVLDSGPPSAKRPKLSSPALSASASDGNDFGSLLDLEHDLPDELISSSELGLANGGDLGQLHTSLGGGGMGVGMLGGVGPTGQDAAAKHKQLSELLRSGAPPVAAQQQGGGPAGASVGLLGSMKASQGPLGMAPQGQQHLSPQQASLMQQQQMAGMVGGMNRAMLGPQKGNGQQQPGGPTAQQQGMMAGQMMNGAPRMGYPNPGMGSNSNLLAETLQQQATGGQGGLRAQQPGVMNKMGMMTAGAGPYGGPYSQNAGQNLGGAGLAPQLMNKPGMPNNMVQFNLDKKPQPMPGMPAMGSQQSPAGGSGVGGAAGMVPNAQGGLGTASTAGVPPTADPEKRKLIQQQLVLLLHAHKCQRREQANGEVRQCNLPHCRTMKNVLNHMTHCQAGKSCQVAHCASSRQIISHWKNCTRHDCPVCLPLKNAGDKRNQQCESLLGSASVGLGTALGTTPGPHSAPNLNTPGQIDPSSIERAYAALGLTYQGNQAHSQPAQQTPRALNAMGGNPMGVNGAVGAQSQNQQSSLLQDTMLHLNMNSQNLMNDSSGVGNVGSMPVATPAAGPGMRKSWHEDITQDLRNHLVHKLVQAIFPTPDPAALKDRRMENLVAYARKVEGDMYESANSRAEYYHLLAEKIYKIQKELEEKRRTRLQKQSMIPTQPGMPPTGMQQGPTGIGQSGLLTGLPPNGPLPDPSMVRPTGPNQMVNRMQNPAGMNPFNQMQTMGQRSTPPLPHGAPLNQMGMGPARMTPPNVPQMQNQYMPPSQFPGSSPMMGTGSVGMAQPGTPGGMAQQGPMSNPPSLPVGSPLAQPGSAGGVGSGASVGSLGSNGVVGMPPSSMPSQSMNLPHCPPVRQSSPSPARSRTPTPHLTPPPSLPGSQTPQPHTPSLPVAPGASQQQLSQPANSEKAMQLQQQQPLGGPPSAAPSSVVASQHPPTPLSQKGSLPVDGQAATPASVSSADASSQQAPSDNTATFEPKMEVKEEEEEEEDESMKGGRTGKKGDIKTEEKPEIKKEEALTEESKSTVMETSTAAGEDKKPEVKTEPKEEDAGAGSAGSKSETPSKKKIFKPEELRQALMPTLESLYRQDPESLPFRQPVDPSLLGIPDYFDIVKNPMDLSTIKRKLDTGQYQEPWQYVDDIWLMFNNAWLYNRKTSRVYKYCSKLAEVFEQEIDPVMQSLGYCCGRKLEFSPQTLCCYGKQLCTIPRDAAYFSYQNRYHFCEKCFNEIQGESVSLGDDPSQPQTSITKEQFEKKKNDTLDPELFVECLDCGRKMHQICVLHHETIWPSGFVCNGCLKKANKTRKENKYAAKRLPPTKLGIYLENRVNDYVKRQNHPEAGEVTIRVVHVSDKVVEVKPGMKARFVDTGEMAESFPYRSKALFAFEDIDGADVCFFGMHVQEYGSDCPPPNQRRVYISYLDSVHFFQPRCMRTTVYHEILIGYLEYAKKLGFTTGHIWACPPSEGDDYIFHCHPTDQRIPKPKRLQEWYKKMLDKAVAERIVHDYKDIFKQATEDRLTSAKELPYFEGDFWPNVLEESIKELEQEEEERKREENNTSSESVDATKGDSKNAKKKNNKKTSKNKSSLSRANKKKPGMPNVSNDLSQKLYATMEKHKEVFFVIRLSAGPNSNALPPIIDPDPLMACDLMDGRDAFLTLARDKHLEFSSLRRSRWSSMCMLVELHNQSQDRFVYTCNECKHHVETRFHCTVCEDYDLCITCYNTKGHEHKMDKLGLGLDDESNNQAAASMQSPGDSRRLSIQRCIQSLVHACQCRNANCSLPSCQKMKRVVQHTKGCKRKTNGGCPICKQLIALCCYHAKHCQENKCPVPFCLNIKQKLRQQQLQHRVQQAQMLRRRVASMNRAGQLQIGGNGGLPSPGNNGTAGPGTPTPNSQPPTPQTPTQQCQPLVPQPGVSGGSQQLAGMGQHHQFQQMPTGGGMMNSPQQQMVQQQQPQPSQQQLQHPNSLPPYVQRPQGSSPLSQSVGKPGMGPNSLPQQPTNPGQTNFPPQQPPGPPPAALEMALKIQRVAESQRQMAKQKSLHMNQGPGMMPPHAMQGPQTQNQMSMNHPGAGMVGAQGMPPQAQTAVARAQMEQQQQGIVGASMQQQGGPQNQLPPQVQLPQQTPQGGAQLQPPQPQQWGSPGMPHQQRPGMMGQMGHPGMVPAQQMQQVSQQQQQLPPQQQQQGHPGVMGMMAGPGGAAGAGPGTGGLSQSALQDLLRTLRSPSSPLQQQQVLNILRSNPQLMATFIKQRAPKYIGRGGPGGGGPGPAVMDGQQVNAGVAPPGMHMGQGPGMGQGPGLGQMNPLQQQQQQQQQVAQRSMMGVNMQQQQLAALQQQQQQQQQQQGVMPGQGANMSNISPQFRELMRKHLQQQQQQQQQQQQQQQMNHSQFQHPQAQQQHGYLGQPGMPPQQPGQPQAGGLQQQQGGPQPGMQQNYSGPVSHVAATLQQRVQQQQLQMQHQQQQNAMGGLPVGDGGPVGGGSLQQQQLQPPQGSSQPSQAMLQQAMHQRLLQQQQQHRGGGSPAQHNNPMSPQQQMSQSPHLQGQQLPTSLSNQVRSPQPSPRPQSQPPNSSPSPRLQPQPSPHRISPQTQTGSPHPSHLPQHHTGMVPPPHPQQPQQPPQQQQAVDQSPFGADQNAMLSQLGGMGALHGQGTSDMLAGNNQDMGTNINHNSLDIM